The genomic segment ttttagtagttatattcttgtatatatgtggcagtagtatagtagttatattcttgtatataggagcagtattacagtagttatattcctgtatataggagacagtattatagtagttatattcttgtatataggagcagtattatcgtagttatattcttgtatataggggcagtattttagtagttatattcttgtatatatgtggcagtagtatagtagttatattcttgtatataggagcagtattacagtagttatattcctgtatataggagacagtattatagtagttatattcttgtatataggagcagtattatagtagttatattcttgtatataggagcagtattatagtagttatattctcgtatataggagcagtattatagtagttatattcttgtatatatgtggcagtattatagtagttatattcttgtatataggaggcaatattatagtagttatattcttgtatataggagcagtattatagtagttatattcttgtatataggagcagtattatagtagttaaattcctgtataaaggagcagtattataatagttatattcttgtatataggagcagtattatagtagttatattcttgtatataggggcagtattatagtagttatattcttgtatataggagcagtattatagtggttatattcttgcatataggagcagtattataatggttatattcttgtatataggagcagtattatagtagttatattcttgtacataagagcagtattatagtagttatattcttgtatataggagcagtattatagaagttatattcttgtatataggaacagtattatagtagttatattcttgtatataggagtattatagtagttatattcttgtatataggagcagtattatagtagttatattcttgtatataggagcagtattatagtagttatattcttgtatataggagcagtattatagtagttatattcttgtatataggaggctgtattatagtagttatattcttgtatataggagcagtattatagtagttatattcttgtatataggaacagtattatagtagttatattcttgtatataggagcagtattatagtagttatattcatgtatataggaacagtattatagtagttatattcttgtatataggagcagtattatagtagttatattcttgtatataggagcagtattatagtagatacattcttgtatataggagcagtattatagtagttatattcttgtatataggagcagtattatagtagttatattcttgtatataggaacagtattatagtagttatattcttgtatataggagcagtattatagtagttatattcatgtatataggagcagtattattgtagttatattcttgtatataggggcagtattatagtagttatattcttgtatataggagcagtattatagtagttatattcttgtatataggagcaggattatagtagttatattcttgtatataggagcagtattatagtagttatattcttgtatataggaggctgtattatagtagttatattcttgtatataggagcagtattatagtagttatattcttgtatataggaacagtattatagtagttatattcttgtatataggagcagtattatagtagttatattcatgtatataggaacagtattatagtagttatattcttgtatataggggaagtattatagtagttatattcttgtatataggagcagtattatagtagttatattcttgtatataggaacagtattatagtagttatattcttgtatataggagcagtattatagtagttatattcttgtatataggagcagtattatagtagatacattcttgtatataggagcagtattatagtagttatattcttgtatataggaggcagtattatagtagttatattcttgtatataggagcagtattatagtagttatattcttgtacataggaaacagtattatagtagttatattcttgtatataggggcagtattatagtagttatattcttgtatataggggcagtattatagtagttatattcttgtatataggagcagtattatagtagttatattcttgtatataggaggcagtattatagtagttatattcttgtatataggagcagtattatagtatattcttgtattttggagcagtattatagtagttatatacttgtatataggagcagtattatagtagttatattcttgtatataggagcagtattatagtagttatattcttgtatataggaggcagtattatagtagttatattcttgtatataggagcagtattatagtagttatattcttgtatataggagcagtattatagtagttatattcttgtatataggaggcagtattatagtagttatattcttgtatatagggggcagtattatagcagttatattcttgtatataggagcagtattatagtagttatattcttgtatataggaggcagtattatagtagttatattcttgtatataggagcagtattatagtagttatattcttgtatataggagcagtattatagtagttatattcttgtacataggaaacagtattatagtagttatattgttgtatataggagcagtattatagtagttatattcttgtatataggagcagtattatagtagttatattcttgtatataggagaagtattatagtagttatattcttgtatataggagcagtattatagtagttatattcttgtatataggagcagtattatagtagatatattcttgtatataggggcagtattatagtagttatattcttgtatataggagcagtattatagtagttatattcttgtatataggagcagtattatagtagttatattcttgtatataggaggcagtatattatagtagttatatttgttgtatataggagcagtattatagcagttatattcttgtatataggagcagtattatagtagttatattcttgtatataggagcagtattatagtattatcgtTATACATATGCCGTTTCTCTCGTCCCTCAGATCTGTCCCTGTTTTTGCCCTTTGCGTTGATCGCTCAGGGTCTCGGGGGAAGCTGTGTCCTCTTCTCTTCTCTCCTGGTAAGGACGGGATCTTATCACTGTGAGAGATTTACCTTTATGGCGGATACAAATCATCTTATCAGTGAGcgatttattatgtttttatgtgAACTGTTTGTGACGTCACATGTGTCGCCTATAAACAATCTGAGCGTTTACACAACAGATCCCGGATCACACCCAAGATCCCTGACCTCACAGAGAGCCCACTGACTGCAGGATACAGtagaagacagtgtttcccaaccagtgcgcctccagctgttgcaaaactgtagttTCATAAGATATATACCAATGTGtgctgagccactgtatctaagcctattgtgagATACAGTGGCTCGGcagactgtatctaagcctattgtgagATACGGTctgctgagccactgtatctaaacctattgTAAGATACAACctgctgagccactgtatctaagcctattgtgagATACGGTctgctgagccactgtatctaaactTATTGTAAGATACAACctgctgagccactgtatctaagcctattgtgagATACAACctgctgagccactgtatctaagcctattgtgagATAAAACCTGCTGAGACACTGTATATAAACCTATTGTGAGATACAGACTGCTGATccagtgtatctaagtctatcctGTGTAACAATGTTTACtgatctgctgtatctaagcctatgatgtgtgctTCTGTCAGCTGAACACCTGTCTCTACATGTATCATACATCTGCTAGGCTTCTGTATCTAAGCTGATCATGTTTGATACTGTCTGCGgagcctatgtatctaagccagtgtttctcaaccagtgtgcctccagctgttgtgaaactgcaactcccagcatacccggacagccaaaggctgtccgggcatgctgggagttgtagttttgcaacagctggaggcaccctggttgggaaacactgctctaagcatTTGGTGTGATACAGTACAGATTGACATGTTGCTAGTTTATAGCTGCGGTTATGTGTATATTATCTTGTCTCCTCCAGCTCCCGCAGATCCTGCAGAACGTTGGATCTCTCTTCCCCTCTCTGGTCATTGCGAGTTTCTCCGCCTCAGCGACCATCTTCACCATCATCAAGGTAAAACATTATAAGGGCATTCAGCGTTCCCTCACCAGTTATGGATATATACAGGGCTAAGTCCCAAATAATTCAATAGTCCCAAATTCAATGGTAAATAAGGTGCTCAGTCCCATATAATTCACTGGTATATATAGGACTCAGCCCCAAATAATTCACTGGTATATATAGGGCTCAGTCCCAAATAATTCACTGGTATATATAGGACTCAGCCCCAAATAATTAACTGGTATATATAGAGCTCAGCCCCAAATAATTCACTGATATATATAGAGCTCAGCCCCAAATAATTCACTGGTATATATAGGGCTCAGTCCCAAATAATTCACTGGTATATATAGGACTCAGTCCCAAATAATTCACTGGTATATATAGGGCTCAGCCCCAAATAATTCACTGATATATATAGAGCTCAGCCCCAAATAATTCACTGGTATATATAGGGCTCAGCCCCAAATAAttcactggtatatatagagctCAGCCCCAAATAATTAACTGGTATATATAGGACTCAGTCCCAAATAAttcactggtatatatagagctCAGTCCTAGGTGACTTATACAATCATTgacaaaaaaaacctcccccaggATAGAAATGTCGGATCGCTGTAATACTCCTCATGCAGATATGTAATGGTTACACACTGGGTCCTGCCACAAGATGGCGTAAAAGTGCTTCTTCCATAGCGCTATAAAAAGgttctcagaggctacttttgggtagtgtacctcttgCTGAGAGATCACTGACTGGTAGAAATGTCTCTGTGAGGCACTCAaagacattggggaagatttatcaaaacctgtccagaggaaaagtggcccagttgcccatagcaaccaatcagatcgctactttcatttttaacaaggcctctgcaaaatgaaagaaacgatctgattggttgctatgggcaactcagcaacttttcctttgacaggttttgataaatctcccccattatgtccaGTTAAAAGACTTTGAGAGGAGACAGCACTAGACTGAGAACAGCAGGATTGGTCATTTTGATGTATTGCCCCCATCCAAGCCATTCTGACCAAACTATTAGGTGTTGGGGGCAGTAGTTATGTGAGGGCACATGTGGGGAACATGCTCCAGACAGATCATCGGTACTGCCCCCTCTCTCTTCTCCCCTGTCTTTTAATTACAATCTCCTGTCTCTTCACTACACCccgtttcttcattacaccccccttctCTTCATttcactcctctgtctcttcattacaccctcctcttcattacactcctctgtctcttcattacactcctctgtctcttcattacacccccttctcttcattacacctccttctcttcattacactcctcggtctcttcattacacctccttctcttcattacactccttctcttcattacactccatctcttcattacaccccctgtctcttcattacacacccgtctcttcattacacacccgtctcttcattacactcccgtctcttcattacactcccgtctcttcattacacccccttctcttcattacaccctcttctcttcattacacacccgtctcttcattacacacccctgtctcttcattactcccccttctcttcattacacccccttctcttcattacacccctgtctcttcattacacccccttctcttcattacacccccttctcttcattacacccctgtctcttcattataccccccgtctcttcattacactcctgtctcttcattacactcctttgtctctttattacactgcCTTTTCTTTTCACTACACTGTTTCTTCATTACATTCCTGTCTCTAAATTACATTCCTGTCTCTAAATTACattccccatctcttcattacactctatTATCTCTACATtataccccctgtctcttcatcacacttatctgtctcttcattacattagTCTTTACATTACACTCCCCATCTCTTTATTACACTCTCCTACCTCTACATTACATTCCCCATCTCAACATTACACCCCGTATCTTCGTTACATTAGTCTTTACATTACATTCCCCATCtacattatatacccctgccTCTTCATCACacttctctgtctcttcattacattcccccatctacattatatacccctgccTCTTCATCACacttctctgtctcttcattacattcccccatctacattatatacccctgccTCTTCATCACacttctctgtctcttcattacattcccccatctacattatatacccctgccTCTTCATCACacttctctgtctcttcattacattcccccatctacattatataccccctgcctcttcattacacttccctgcctcttcattacactGAACTCTATTAGTCCCTAGGGACCTATTAGTATATATAATAGTGTTAGTCATTTGGGAattcagtataataataataatagcgttTTGGTTCCTGTCTTCCTTCAGGTCATTTATTATTCGGGGGCCCCTATTGTCCCCATAATTTTAGGATACGGGGCCATGTCCTGTGTGGTGTTGGTGAACAGCACCCTCTGCTGGAGCCTGAACCCTGCTGGGAAGGAGGAGGACAATATATACAGGTAAGGAGATGGGGCTCCGGTGAGTGTAGCCCAAGGGTCTGCATCATAGCTGTAGTTCTGACACATCTACTCATTGTATCGGTagatgttgagagttgtagtgacTGGGGCAGACGctgtagcccagtgtttcccaaccagggggcctccagctgttgcaaaactacaactcccagcatgcccggacagcctttggctgtctgggcatgctgggagttgtacttttgcaacatctggaggcaccctggttgggaaactgggagtccgggcatgctgggagttgtagttttgcaacagctgaaggcaccttagttgggaaacactgctgtagcctCTTGTGTTTCCTCAGTGTCAGTCTGCGGCTGAACTGCTACGAGGccatgaagaagaagaagaaaccaCAGgaggaaaactggtgccagaaatctcTGAAACTCAAGTTCCAGGAATCTCTGAGGGACCGAGAAAGAATTCTGAGCCAGAGAAGGACGCTGAGCTTTAAGAGGCCAAATGGTGAGAGTCCTTATGGGTCATCCTCAGGCCGGGGCCAGGACACTTCATCTGGGACCAAGACGCCAGCTATGGCCGACCAGGTCCTGACCCAAGGATGAGGTCCACCAGAAGTAACGCCATTAGGATCTGGGCCTTTGATGTTCGGTCCTATTTGGTTTTATTCACCTTGTAACGTATCAGGCGGAGGCAGGGACCTTCTCAGGACTGTTCTTTTTCTCTTTTATCCAGTTCTGGCCCCGTCACCTGTGATGGACAGTCTGACCAGCCCCACGTTCATCCTTCACCTGCTGTCAGACTCCACGCTGCTCACCTGGGTCTACTTCTATGTCTCCTCCATCAACGCACATCTTCAGATCCAGGCAGAGGATCAGGAGGGTCAGTCAGGTGAGCGCTCAGGCCCTGGTGAGCTAGTGGTATATACATAGTGCTCAGGCCCTGGTGAGCCAGTGGTATATACATAGTGCTCAGGCCCTGGTGAGCCAGTGGTATATACATAGTGCTCAGGCCCTGGTGAGCCAgtggtatatataaatatatatatagtgctcagTCCCTGGTGATCCAGTGGTATATACATAGTACTTAGTCCCTGGTAATCCAGTGGTATATAAATTGTTTAGTCCCTGGTGATCCAGTGGTATATATAGTGCTTAGTCCCTGGTGATCCAGTGGTGTATATATAGTGCTTAGTCCCTGGTGATCCAGTGGTGTATAGTGCTTAGTCCCCAGTGATCCAGTGGTGTATATATAGTGCTTAGTCCCTGGTTATCCAGTGGTATATGTAGTGCTTAGTCCCTGGTGATCCAGTGGTATATAAATTGTTTAGTCCCTGGTGATCCAGTGGTATATAGTGCTTAGTCCCTGGTGATCCAGTGGTATATAAAGTGCTTAGTCCCTGGTGATCCAGTGGTATATAGTGCTTAGTCCCCAGTGATCCAGTGGTGTATATATAGTGCTTAGTCCCTGGTTATCCAGTGGTATATATAGTGCTTAGTCCCTGGTGATCCAGTGGTATATAAATTGTTTAGCCCCTGGTGATCCAGTGGTATACATAGTGTTTAGACCCTGGTGATCCAGTGGTATATAAAGTGCTAAGTCCCTGGTGATCCAGTGGTATATATAGTGCTTAGTCCCTGGTGATCCAGTGGTATATAAAGTGCTAAGTCCCTGGTGATCCAGTGGTATATAAAGTGCTTAGTCCCTGGTGATCCAGTGGTATATAAAGTGCTAAGTCCCTGGTGATCCAGTGGTATATATAGTGCTTAGTCCCTGGTGATCCAGTGGTATATAAAGTGCTAAGTCCCTGGTGATCCAGTGGTATATATAGTGCTTAGTCCCTGGTGATCCAGTGGTATATATAGTGCTTAGTCCCTGGTGATCCAGTGGTATATATAGTGCTTAGTCCCTGGTGATCCAGTGGTATATATAGTGCTTAGTCCCTGGTGATCCAGTGGTCTCTATATATAACAGCGTCCTATCTTCCTAGATATCTACTCCTCGGTGTTCGGGGCTTTGCAGATGCTCGGCCTATTtgctgcgccgctgatctctatCTTACTCTACAACCATCGGATCCGAAAAAGACCCATAATGAGGATCCAGACCACGACAAGGTTCTCCCATATTATCTGACAGTGGTCTCCAGaccatggacctccagctgttgtaaaaatataactcccaacatgcatgctgggagttgtagttttgcaacagctggagggtcactgtTCTGTCACCTCCACGTTGTATGGACGATGCCTAATGACAAGATTGTGTTCTGCAGGAATTCCCACAAAAGCGCATGCGGCATCAAGAGACTGTCGGCCGTGTACGCCCTCAGGGGTCTCGTCATCGTCGGATTTGGGATAAGTTGTCTTATACCTTCCCTGCAGGTCCAGGTAAATGGTCTagactctagagcagtggtcttcaacctgcggacctccagatgttgcaaaactacaactcccagcatgcccggacagccaacggctgtccgggcatgctgggagttgtagttttgcaacatcaggaggtctgcaggttgaagaccactgctctaaagctTGATCTTTTTGAGTGCAGTGCCACCTCCTGGCCAGCAGATGGAGTGGCACCAATTCCACGCACACTGGATGCCGCTGCCTCTGCTGGCTGTGACTGTTACTACATGTAAATGATCGACAGAATGAGACCTAACTTGTTGCCTTCCTCTTTACCCCCGAGGTTGTTGGCTTTATCCTCCATGTGGTTATGAGAACGTCCATGTTTTTGGTCAGCTCCACCCTTTATCTCTGCGTGTGAGTATAACAGGTCACATGATCAGAAGTCAGGGTGGAATCGGGCGTCACAACATCTCTTCTGTCCTTTTAGGTTCCCCGGCCACCATTATGGAGCTCTGCTGGGAATCGGCACCTTCATCTCCTCAATCCTGTCCCTTCTCCAACACCCGCTCTTCATGCTGTTCACCGGGCCCCTGCAGAGGAACCCATTCTGGGTAAGTGGGAATCCGATCCTGATAATAtacatattatactgcagagctgtactcactattctgctggtggggtcactgtgtacatacattacattacttatcctgtactgatcctgagttatatcctgtattatactccagagctgtactcactattctgctggtgagatcactgtgtacatacattacttatcctgtactgatcctgagttatatcctatattatactccagagctgtactcactattctgctggtgaggtcactgtgtacatacattacattacttatcctgtactgatcctgagttatatcctgtattatactccagagctgtactcactattctgctggtgaggtcactgtgtacatacattacattacttatcctgtactgatcctgagttatagcctgtattatactccagagctgtactcactattctgctggtggggtcactgtgtacatacattacattacttatcctgtactgatcctgagtaatatcctgtattatactccagagctgtactcactattctgctggtgaggtcattatgtacatatattacattacttatcctgtactgatcctgagttataggctgtattatactccagagctgtactcactattctgctggtggggtcactgtgtatatacattacattacttatcctgtactgatcctgagttatatcctgtattataccccagagctgtactcactattctgctggtgaggtcactgtgtacatacattacattacttatcctgtactgatcctgagttatatcctgttttatactctagagctgtactcactattctgctggtggggtcactgtgtatatacattacattacttatcctgtactgatcctgagttatatcctgtattatactccagagctgtactcactattctgctggtgaggtcactgtgtacatacattacattacttatcctgtactgatcctgagttatatcctgtattatactccagagctgtactcaatattctgctggtaaggtcactgtgtacatacattacattacttatcctgtactgatcctgggttatatcctgtattatactccagagctgtactcactattctgctggtgaggtcactgtgtacatacattacattacttatcctgtactgatcctgagttatatcctgtattatactccagagctgcactcactattctgcagacaTGTTATCCTGTGCACTGGTATGAAGACACTCCCCAGAAGGATCAGTGATTCCGGCTCTGGATCAGTATAATTCTGCACATAATGATATAATTCTCCGGTCTCGTTGTAGATACACGTCATGTTTCTGGCTCTTTCTCTGGGATCCTTCGCTCTACCCCTTCACCTCATCATCAAAAATAAGGGTCGGCCCCATCACCCGCTCTCTCGCCCCATTCACCTCCACCCCGTGACCCCTCCGAGTAAGACCTGACCCCTTTTCTTCTACACGAAGAGATGACCATGGACGGAATTgaagatattttctcttttttctatttttatttccataaatgcggtcacatgataccatagaaaaaaaaaaacaaagttactaaagcccctcccacaataggcatgTACAGCCCCGCCCACCACCCCGGTGAACATCTCTCCTGGTCCCTCCGCGGCTCACCACATCTGGCCCCTACGTAAAGTGAGTGGCCCCGTACTGCTCCCCATTGGCCTCTCTTCTACCGGGGAGCACCAGAGAAGGCGGAACCAAGACCCCCCACCCCTAAATGGAACGATCCATGAGGAGAAGAAATGGCACCATCAACCCCCTTACATTTGGATGGTGAAGCACCCCTTAACCCCTGTGCTGCTGGAGAACAGTGATTGTAGAAGCACCAGATGCCTTTataataaatctttttttttgcatattttcgaCTCTTTGTAGGTAAAAGATGACGGTCTGTAAAAACGGGAGGCGGGCGGGCGTATTTACCACCTCTGAGTGTCCGTTACCGGCAAGGAAGGGTTAACTCTGCTGGAGGGCAGTCTAGTCCagtggcagtgaaggggttaacgtAGCCTAGAAATGACCTGGACAGCTGATAGGGCATTGGATGAtgggggaaaaaataataataataaaaatgttttttttataagaggCCGAAGAGTCAAAAAGATCAAAAGGAACAGGATCCGCAGGGGAGGGGTCAGCGGCTCTTCCCCCTTTCATGACACCTTGACACGCCCCCTACACAGTTCAGCCAATGAGAGGACGACGGTCCAGACTCTGTATGAGAGGAATCTAGAAGTAATGAGAGGTGCAATAAATAATTCTAACCTGTATATGGCGACATTTCTAACCCCCCTGCTGGTCAATGCTGGTAGTGCACTGCAgcacaggtttaaccccttattCATACCTGTTCAATGCTCGGACCCCAGGCCTTTATTCATCTTTGGCAGTCATCCCTCTGACCGTTCCTTTCTGCCtcatctggggggggggaaagaaataaGAAGATTCATGAATTCCCGTAATAGATGTGGCCGGCCAGTGCTGGTAAGTCAAGGGGCTACGGGGCCCTCACCTCGTCAAGTTCTCTCTGTGTCTCGTCCTCCATTCGACGGATATCCTCCATGTTCAAGTCCACCCACCTGTCCAATGAGCAGAAGAGCTGGCGGTGAAAGTTTGTGAAGAGGCGTTTCTCTTgctatggaaaaaaataaataaataaaataaaaaaattgtaattaaatttaaaaaaaaaatcgaaatacaatataaaaaaataaaaatgtaaataaaaaaaatacataaataaaaatgagAAGAATAcctaaatagaaataaaaacttACAATACAattagaaaaattgaaaaaattcataataaaaatagataaaaatacccaggttaaaataaaaaatacaataaaacataaTACAGTAaaaactttaaaatacaataaaaataaaaacttaaatacaatcaataaaaatgaaacacaTAAATGATAAAGACAAatagataattaaaggggtactccggtagaatatatatatttttttatcaactggctccagaaagttaaacagatttgtaaatgacttctattaaaaaatcttaatcctttcagtacttatgagcttctgaagttaaggttgttcttttctgtctaagtcctctctgatgacacctgtctcgggaaccgcccagtttagaagcaaagaacaaccttaacttcagaagctcataagtactgaaaggattaagattttttaatagaagtaatcaactggtgccagaaagttaaacacatttgtaaattacttctattaaaaaatcttaatccttccagtacttatcagctgctgtatgctccacaggaagttcttttctttttgaatttctttcctatctgaccacagtgctctctgctgacacctctgtccatgtcaggaactgtccagagcaggagaggtttgctatgaggatttgcttctgctttggacagttcctgacatggacagaggtgtcagcagagagcactgtggtcagataggaaagaaattcaaaaagaaaagaacttcctgtggagcatacagcagctgataagtactggaaggattaagatttttttaacagaagtagtttacaaatgtgtttaactttctggcaccag from the Hyla sarda isolate aHylSar1 chromosome 8, aHylSar1.hap1, whole genome shotgun sequence genome contains:
- the LOC130283795 gene encoding large neutral amino acids transporter small subunit 4-like, whose protein sequence is MGRILRMWVLSSALVETLLFSGCLLGWSSLSPILMDVGVLSLDCHSGLEQSEAGSNDSALEARRMEVVSSLPGIILGSKPREPHDSCTVQERYLNLAFTVGTFFAWGAFLPLQLLLGYAHIRSLRQIGGALVSISYLMLMYCFTNPQNLSLFLPFALIAQGLGGSCVLFSSLLLPQILQNVGSLFPSLVIASFSASATIFTIIKVIYYSGAPIVPIILGYGAMSCVVLVNSTLCWSLNPAGKEEDNIYSVSLRLNCYEAMKKKKKPQEENWCQKSLKLKFQESLRDRERILSQRRTLSFKRPNVLAPSPVMDSLTSPTFILHLLSDSTLLTWVYFYVSSINAHLQIQAEDQEGQSDIYSSVFGALQMLGLFAAPLISILLYNHRIRKRPIMRIQTTTRNSHKSACGIKRLSAVYALRGLVIVGFGISCLIPSLQVQVVGFILHVVMRTSMFLVSSTLYLCVFPGHHYGALLGIGTFISSILSLLQHPLFMLFTGPLQRNPFWIHVMFLALSLGSFALPLHLIIKNKGRPHHPLSRPIHLHPVTPPSKT